Proteins co-encoded in one Cygnus olor isolate bCygOlo1 chromosome 30, bCygOlo1.pri.v2, whole genome shotgun sequence genomic window:
- the DNMT1 gene encoding DNA (cytosine-5)-methyltransferase 1 isoform X1 yields MPARAAPLPPAPLPAELRRRLQDLERDEESLSEKESVQEKLSLIQGFLQADVQDQLSELEAKLRCEELSEERYLAKVKALLHRELSAENGDAAPLLRASNGCSKNGAYGSDEDSERAGPDGEEDSAMEMEEAAASSSSSTPMPRARKARRSRSNGESKRSPASSRVTRSSGRQPSILSMFSKGSNKRKSEEVNGEVKQEVSAEKEDEEELEEKEQDEKRIKIETKEGSEIKDEITQVKTTTPAKTTPPKCVDCRQYLDDPDLKFFQGDPDDALEEPEMLTDERLSLFDANEDGFESYEDLPQHKVTSFSVYDKRGHLCPFDTGLIERNIELYFSGAVKPIYDDNPCLDGGVRAKKLGPINAWWITGFDGGEKALIGFTTAFADYILMEPSEEYAPIFALMQEKIYMSKIVVEFLQNNRDVSYEDLLNKIETTVPPAGLNFNRFTEDSLLRHAQFVVEQVESYDEAGDSDEPPVLITPCMRDLIKLAGVTLGKRRAVRRQAIRHPTKIDKDKGPTKATTTKLVYLIFDTFFSEQIEKDEKEDDKENAMKRRRCGVCEVCQQPECGKCKACQNMVKFGGSGRSKQACLQRRCPNLAVREADEDEEVDDNIPEMPSPKKMLQGRKKKQNKSRISWVGEPVKSDGKKDYYQRVCIDSETLEVGDCVSVSPDDPTKPLYLARVTAMWEDSSGQMFHAHWFCPGSDTVLGATSDPLELFLVDECEDMQLSYIHGKVNVIYKAPSENWSMEQGGLDMEIKMVEDDGRTYFYQMWYDQEYARFESPPKTEPTEDNKYKFCMSCTRLDEVRHKEIPKVAEPLEEGDGKMFYALATKNGVQYRVGDGVYLLPEAFSFSMKPASPAKRPKKEAVDEELHPEHYRKYSEYIKGSNLDAPDPYRVGRIKEIFCNIRSNGKPNEADIKLRIFKFYRPENTHKSMKASYHADINLLYWSDEETTVDFRAVQGRCTVVYGEDLTESIQDYSAGGLDRFYFLEAYNAKTKSFEDPPNHARSSGNKGKGKGKGKGKGKGKSSVTCEQSEQEPAELKLPKLRTLDVFSGCGGLSEGFHQAGVSETLWAIEMWEPAAQAFRLNNPGTTVFTEDCNVLLKLVMSGEKTNSLGQKLPQKGDVEMLCGGPPCQGFSGMNRFNSRTYSKFKNSLVVSFLSYCDYYRPRFFLLENVRNFVSFKRSMVLKLTLRCLVRMGYQCTFGVLQAGQYGVAQTRRRAIVLAAAPGEKLPMFPEPLHVFAPRACQLSVVVDDKKFVSNITRTYSGPFRTITVRDTMSDLPEIRNGASALEISYNGEPQSWFQRQIRGSQYQPILRDHICKDMSALVAARMRHIPLAPGSDWRDLPNIEVRLSDGTTTRKLRYTHHEKKNGRSSSGALRGVCSCAEGKPCDPADRQFNTLIPWCLPHTGNRHNHWAGLYGRLEWDGFFSTTVTNPEPMGKQGRVLHPEQHRVVSVRECARSQGFPDTYRLFGNILDKHRQVKRGRLCAAPWHRRARASVTLLLSQVGNAVPPPLAKAIGLEIKSCVLAKLREDTAAPSAPEKMETVEPAD; encoded by the exons ATGCCGGCCCGGGCCgcgccgctgcccccggccccgctgcccgccgaGCTGCGCCGACG GCTGCAAGATTTGGAGCGGGATGAAGAGAGCCTGAGCGAGAAG GAGAGCGTGCAGGAGAAGCTCAGCCTCATCCAGGGCTTCTTGCAGGCGGATGTGCAGGACCAGCTGAGCGAGCTCGAAGCCAAGCTGCGCTGCGAGGAGCTGTCGGAG GAGAGGTACCTGGCCAAGGTGAAAGCCCTGCTCCACCGAGAGCTCTCGGCGGAGAATGGGGACGCGGCGCCGCTGCTGCGGGCGTCCAACGGGTGCTCCAAGAACGGCGCCTACGGCAGCGACGAGGACTCGGAGCGGGCAGGACCCGACGGGGAAGAGGACAGTGCGATGGAGATGGAGGAAGCGGCcgcctcttcctcttcctcaacCCCCATGCCGCGGGCGCGCAAGGCCAGGAGGAGCAGATCCAACGGGGAGAGCAAAA GGTCTCCTGCCAGCTCCCGGGTCACCCGCAGCTCCGGCCGGCAGCCGAGCATCCTGAGCATGTTTTCCAAAGG GTCCAACAAACGGAAATCGGAGGAGGTGAACGGGGAGGTGAAGCAGGAGGTGAGCGCGGAgaaggaggatgaggaggagctggaggagaag GAACAAGACGAGAAGAGGATTAAAATCGAAACCAAAGAAGG GTCTGAGATAAAAGATGAAATTACTCAGGTTAAAACTACAACACCTGCTAAA ACCACCCCTCCCAAGTGTGTCGACTGCAGACAGTACCTCGATGACCCTGACCTCAAATTCTTCCAAGGGGATCCCGACGATGCC CTGGAGGAGCCCGAAATGCTGACCGATGAGCGCTTGTCCCTCTTCGACGCTAACGAAGATGGCTTTGAAAGCTACGAGGACCTTCCGCAGCACAAAGTCACCTCTTTTAG CGTCTACGACAAGCGAGGTCACTTGTGCCCGTTTGACACCGGCCTGATCGAGAGGAACATCGAGCTGTATTTCAGCGGAGCTGTGAAGCCCATCTACGACGACAACCCTTGCCTGGACG GTGGGGTGAGAGCCAAGAAGCTGGGGCCCATAAACGCCTGGTGGATCACGGGGTTTGACGGCGGGGAGAAAGCCCTGATCGGCTTCACCACAG CCTTCGCCGACTACATCCTGATGGAGCCCAGCGAGGAGTACGCGCCCATCTTCGCCCTGATGCAGGAGAAGATCTACATGAGCAAGATCGTCGTGGAGTTCCTGCAGAACAACCGCGACGTCAGCTACGAGGATCTGCTCAACAAGATCGAG ACCACCGTGCCTCCCGCGGGGCTGAACTTCAACCGCTTCACAGAGGACTCGCTCCTGCGGCACGCTCAGTTcgtggtggagcaggtggaaaGCTACGACGAAGCCGGGGACAGCGACGAGCCCCCCGTCCTCATCACGCCCTGCATGAGAGACCTGATCAAGCTGGCTGGGGTCACCCTGGGGAAGAG GCGAGCCGTCCGGCGGCAGGCCATCCGGCACCCCACCAAAATAGACAAGGACAAGGGCCCCACCAAGGCTACCACCACCAAGCTGGTGTACCTCATCTTCGACACCTTCTTCTCGGAGCAGATCGAGAAGGACGAGAAGGAGGATGACAAGGAAAACGCCATGAAGCGCCGGCGCTGCGGCGTCTGCGAG gtgtGCCAGCAGCCCGAGTGCGGCAAGTGCAAGGCTTGCCAGAACATGGTGAAGTTTGGGGGCAGCGGACGGAGCAAGCAGGCCTGTTTGCAGAGGAG GTGCCCCAACCTGGCTGTCCGGGAAGCTGACGAGGACGAAGAAGTGGATGATAACATCCCCGAAATGCCGTCACCCAAGAagatgctgcagggcaggaagaAGAAGCAGAACAAGAGCCGCATCTCCTGGGTGGGCGAGCCGGTCAAG AGCGATGGGAAGAAGGACTACTACCAGAGGGTGTGCATCGACTCGGAGACCCTGGAGGTGGGAGACTGCGTCTCCGTCAGCCCCGACGATCCCACCAAGCCCCTCTACCTCGCCAG GGTGACGGCCATGTGGGAGGACAGCAGCGGGCAGATGTTCCACGCGCACTGGTTCTGCCCGGGCTCGGACACCGTCCTGGGGGCCACCTCCGACCCCCTGGAGCTCTTCCTGGTGGACGAATGTGAGGACATGCAGCTGTCCTACATCCACGGCAAAGTCAACGTCATCTACAAGGCGCCCTCGGAGAACTGGTCCATGGAG CAGGGCGGGCTGGATATGGAGATCAAGATGGTGGAAGACGACGGGAGGACGTACTTCTACCAGATGTGGTACGACCAGGAGTACGCTCGCTTCGAGTCGCCGCCGAAAACTGAGCCCACGGAAGACAACAAGTACAA GTTCTGCATGAGCTGCACGCGTCTGGACGAGGTAAGGCACAAGGAGATACCCAAAGTGGCCGAGCCCCTGGAGGAAGGGGATGGGAAGATGTTCTACGCCCTGGCCACCAAGAACGGAGTGCAGTACAGGGTGGGAGATGGCGTCTACCTCCTGCCGGAAGCCTTTTCCTTCAG catGAAACCCGCCAGCCCGGCCAAGCGCCCCAAGAAGGAGGCGGTGGACGAGGAGCTGCACCCGGAGCACTACCGCAAGTACTCGGAGTACATCAAGGGCAGCAACCTGGATGCCCCCGACCCCTACCGCGTGGGCCGCATCAAGGAGATCTTCTGCAACATCCGCAGCAACGGCAAGCCCAACGAGGCTGACATCAAGCTGCGGATCTTCAAGTTTTACAG ACCCGAGAACACGCACAAGTCCATGAAAGCCAGCTACCACGCGGACATCAACCTCCTGTACTGGAGCGACGAGGAGACGACCGTCGACTTCCGTGCTGTGCAGGGCCGCTGCACGGTGGTGTACGGCGAGGACCTGACCGAGAGCATCCAGGACTATTCCGCTGGCGGCCTTGACCGCTTCTACTTCTTAGAG GCTTACAACGCAAAAACCAAGAGCTTCGAAGATCCTCCCAACCACGCACGGAGCTCCGGGAataaagggaaggggaagggcaaAGGGAAAG GCAAAGGCAAAGGGAAGTCGTCTGTCACCTGCGAGCAGAGCGAGCAGGAGCCGGCCGAGCTGAAGCTGCCCAAGCTGCGGACCTTGGACGTGTTCTCTGGCTGCGGGGGGCTCTCCGAGGGCTTCCACCAGGCAG GCGTGTCGGAGACGCTGTGGGCCATCGAGATGTGGGAGCCGGCCGCCCAGGCTTTCCGGCTGAACAACCCTGGCACCACCGTCTTCACGGAGGACTGCAACGTCCTGCTGAAGCTGGTCATGTCCGGCGAGAAAACCAACTCGCTGGGGCAGAAGCTGCCACAGAAGGGGGACGTGGAGATGCTGTGCGGAGGCCCCCCGTGCCAGGGCTTCAGCGGCATGAATCGCTTCAACTCCCGCACCTACTCCAAGTTCAAGAACTCCCTGGTGGTCTCCTTCCTCAG CTACTGCGACTACTACCGGCCGCGGTTCTTTCTGCTGGAGAACGTCAGGAACTTTGTGTCCTTCAAGCGCTCCATGGTGCTGAAGCTCACCCTGCGCTGCCTTGTCCGCATGGGTTACCAGTGCACCTTCGGGGTCCTGCAG GCTGGCCAGTACGGCGTGGCCCAGACGCGGCGGAGAGCCATCGTCCTTGCTGCGGCTCCCGGTGAGAAGCTGCCCATGTTCCCCGAGCCCCTGCACGTGTTTGCGCCCCGTGCCTGCCAGCTGAGCGTGGTGGTGGACGACAAGAAGTTTGTCAGCAATATCACCCG GACGTACTCCGGCCCCTTCCGCACCATCACGGTGCGGGACACCATGTCCGACCTGCCCGAGATCCGGAACGGTGCCTCTGCCCTGGAGATCTCCTACAACGGGGAGCCCCAGTCCTGGTTCCAGCGGCAGATCCGGGGCTCCCAGTACCAGCCCATCCTCAGGGATCACATCTGCAAG GACATGAGCGCCTTGGTCGCGGCGCGGATGAGACACATCCCCCTGGCCCCCGGCTCCGACTGGCGCGACCTGCCCAACATCGAGGTGCGGCTGTCGGACGGCACGACCACGCGCAAGCTGCGGTACACGCACCACGAGAAGAAGAACGGCCGCAGCAGCTCGGGTGCGCTGCGGGGAGTCTGCTCCTGCGCGGAAG GGAAGCCCTGCGACCCTGCGGACCGGCAGTTCAACACCCTCATCCCCTGGTGCCTGCCCCACACCGGCAACCGGCACAACCACTGGGCCGGGCTCTACGGGCGGCTGGAGTGGGATGGCTTCTTCAGCACCACCGTCACCAACCCCGAACCCATGGGCAAGCAG GGCCGGGTGCTGCACCCCGAGCAGCACCGGGTAGTGAGCGTGAGGGAGTGCGCCCGCTCCCAGGGCTTCCCCGATACCTACCGGCTCTTCGGAAACATCCTCGACAAGCACAGACAGGTGAAGCGCGGCCGCTTGTGCGCAGCCCCGTGGCACCGCCGAGCCCGCGCGAGCGTAACCCTACTTCTGTCGCAGGTCGGTAACGCAGTGCCTCCTCCTCTAGCCAAAGCCATCGGGCTGGAGATCAAATCGTGCGTGTTGGCGAAGCTGAGGGAAGACACCGCGG cGCCCAGCGCCCCGGAGAAGATGGAAACGGTGGAACCGGCTGACTGA
- the DNMT1 gene encoding DNA (cytosine-5)-methyltransferase 1 isoform X2, whose protein sequence is MPARAAPLPPAPLPAELRRRLQDLERDEESLSEKESVQEKLSLIQGFLQADVQDQLSELEAKLRCEELSEERYLAKVKALLHRELSAENGDAAPLLRASNGCSKNGAYGSDEDSERAGPDGEEDSAMEMEEAAASSSSSTPMPRARKARRSRSNGESKRSPASSRVTRSSGRQPSILSMFSKGSNKRKSEEVNGEVKQEVSAEKEDEEELEEKEQDEKRIKIETKEGSEIKDEITQVKTTTPAKTTPPKCVDCRQYLDDPDLKFFQGDPDDALEEPEMLTDERLSLFDANEDGFESYEDLPQHKVTSFSVYDKRGHLCPFDTGLIERNIELYFSGAVKPIYDDNPCLDGGVRAKKLGPINAWWITGFDGGEKALIGFTTAFADYILMEPSEEYAPIFALMQEKIYMSKIVVEFLQNNRDVSYEDLLNKIETTVPPAGLNFNRFTEDSLLRHAQFVVEQVESYDEAGDSDEPPVLITPCMRDLIKLAGVTLGKRRAVRRQAIRHPTKIDKDKGPTKATTTKLVYLIFDTFFSEQIEKDEKEDDKENAMKRRRCGVCEVCQQPECGKCKACQNMVKFGGSGRSKQACLQRRCPNLAVREADEDEEVDDNIPEMPSPKKMLQGRKKKQNKSRISWVGEPVKSDGKKDYYQRVCIDSETLEVGDCVSVSPDDPTKPLYLARVTAMWEDSSGQMFHAHWFCPGSDTVLGATSDPLELFLVDECEDMQLSYIHGKVNVIYKAPSENWSMEGGLDMEIKMVEDDGRTYFYQMWYDQEYARFESPPKTEPTEDNKYKFCMSCTRLDEVRHKEIPKVAEPLEEGDGKMFYALATKNGVQYRVGDGVYLLPEAFSFSMKPASPAKRPKKEAVDEELHPEHYRKYSEYIKGSNLDAPDPYRVGRIKEIFCNIRSNGKPNEADIKLRIFKFYRPENTHKSMKASYHADINLLYWSDEETTVDFRAVQGRCTVVYGEDLTESIQDYSAGGLDRFYFLEAYNAKTKSFEDPPNHARSSGNKGKGKGKGKGKGKGKSSVTCEQSEQEPAELKLPKLRTLDVFSGCGGLSEGFHQAGVSETLWAIEMWEPAAQAFRLNNPGTTVFTEDCNVLLKLVMSGEKTNSLGQKLPQKGDVEMLCGGPPCQGFSGMNRFNSRTYSKFKNSLVVSFLSYCDYYRPRFFLLENVRNFVSFKRSMVLKLTLRCLVRMGYQCTFGVLQAGQYGVAQTRRRAIVLAAAPGEKLPMFPEPLHVFAPRACQLSVVVDDKKFVSNITRTYSGPFRTITVRDTMSDLPEIRNGASALEISYNGEPQSWFQRQIRGSQYQPILRDHICKDMSALVAARMRHIPLAPGSDWRDLPNIEVRLSDGTTTRKLRYTHHEKKNGRSSSGALRGVCSCAEGKPCDPADRQFNTLIPWCLPHTGNRHNHWAGLYGRLEWDGFFSTTVTNPEPMGKQGRVLHPEQHRVVSVRECARSQGFPDTYRLFGNILDKHRQVKRGRLCAAPWHRRARASVTLLLSQVGNAVPPPLAKAIGLEIKSCVLAKLREDTAAPSAPEKMETVEPAD, encoded by the exons ATGCCGGCCCGGGCCgcgccgctgcccccggccccgctgcccgccgaGCTGCGCCGACG GCTGCAAGATTTGGAGCGGGATGAAGAGAGCCTGAGCGAGAAG GAGAGCGTGCAGGAGAAGCTCAGCCTCATCCAGGGCTTCTTGCAGGCGGATGTGCAGGACCAGCTGAGCGAGCTCGAAGCCAAGCTGCGCTGCGAGGAGCTGTCGGAG GAGAGGTACCTGGCCAAGGTGAAAGCCCTGCTCCACCGAGAGCTCTCGGCGGAGAATGGGGACGCGGCGCCGCTGCTGCGGGCGTCCAACGGGTGCTCCAAGAACGGCGCCTACGGCAGCGACGAGGACTCGGAGCGGGCAGGACCCGACGGGGAAGAGGACAGTGCGATGGAGATGGAGGAAGCGGCcgcctcttcctcttcctcaacCCCCATGCCGCGGGCGCGCAAGGCCAGGAGGAGCAGATCCAACGGGGAGAGCAAAA GGTCTCCTGCCAGCTCCCGGGTCACCCGCAGCTCCGGCCGGCAGCCGAGCATCCTGAGCATGTTTTCCAAAGG GTCCAACAAACGGAAATCGGAGGAGGTGAACGGGGAGGTGAAGCAGGAGGTGAGCGCGGAgaaggaggatgaggaggagctggaggagaag GAACAAGACGAGAAGAGGATTAAAATCGAAACCAAAGAAGG GTCTGAGATAAAAGATGAAATTACTCAGGTTAAAACTACAACACCTGCTAAA ACCACCCCTCCCAAGTGTGTCGACTGCAGACAGTACCTCGATGACCCTGACCTCAAATTCTTCCAAGGGGATCCCGACGATGCC CTGGAGGAGCCCGAAATGCTGACCGATGAGCGCTTGTCCCTCTTCGACGCTAACGAAGATGGCTTTGAAAGCTACGAGGACCTTCCGCAGCACAAAGTCACCTCTTTTAG CGTCTACGACAAGCGAGGTCACTTGTGCCCGTTTGACACCGGCCTGATCGAGAGGAACATCGAGCTGTATTTCAGCGGAGCTGTGAAGCCCATCTACGACGACAACCCTTGCCTGGACG GTGGGGTGAGAGCCAAGAAGCTGGGGCCCATAAACGCCTGGTGGATCACGGGGTTTGACGGCGGGGAGAAAGCCCTGATCGGCTTCACCACAG CCTTCGCCGACTACATCCTGATGGAGCCCAGCGAGGAGTACGCGCCCATCTTCGCCCTGATGCAGGAGAAGATCTACATGAGCAAGATCGTCGTGGAGTTCCTGCAGAACAACCGCGACGTCAGCTACGAGGATCTGCTCAACAAGATCGAG ACCACCGTGCCTCCCGCGGGGCTGAACTTCAACCGCTTCACAGAGGACTCGCTCCTGCGGCACGCTCAGTTcgtggtggagcaggtggaaaGCTACGACGAAGCCGGGGACAGCGACGAGCCCCCCGTCCTCATCACGCCCTGCATGAGAGACCTGATCAAGCTGGCTGGGGTCACCCTGGGGAAGAG GCGAGCCGTCCGGCGGCAGGCCATCCGGCACCCCACCAAAATAGACAAGGACAAGGGCCCCACCAAGGCTACCACCACCAAGCTGGTGTACCTCATCTTCGACACCTTCTTCTCGGAGCAGATCGAGAAGGACGAGAAGGAGGATGACAAGGAAAACGCCATGAAGCGCCGGCGCTGCGGCGTCTGCGAG gtgtGCCAGCAGCCCGAGTGCGGCAAGTGCAAGGCTTGCCAGAACATGGTGAAGTTTGGGGGCAGCGGACGGAGCAAGCAGGCCTGTTTGCAGAGGAG GTGCCCCAACCTGGCTGTCCGGGAAGCTGACGAGGACGAAGAAGTGGATGATAACATCCCCGAAATGCCGTCACCCAAGAagatgctgcagggcaggaagaAGAAGCAGAACAAGAGCCGCATCTCCTGGGTGGGCGAGCCGGTCAAG AGCGATGGGAAGAAGGACTACTACCAGAGGGTGTGCATCGACTCGGAGACCCTGGAGGTGGGAGACTGCGTCTCCGTCAGCCCCGACGATCCCACCAAGCCCCTCTACCTCGCCAG GGTGACGGCCATGTGGGAGGACAGCAGCGGGCAGATGTTCCACGCGCACTGGTTCTGCCCGGGCTCGGACACCGTCCTGGGGGCCACCTCCGACCCCCTGGAGCTCTTCCTGGTGGACGAATGTGAGGACATGCAGCTGTCCTACATCCACGGCAAAGTCAACGTCATCTACAAGGCGCCCTCGGAGAACTGGTCCATGGAG GGCGGGCTGGATATGGAGATCAAGATGGTGGAAGACGACGGGAGGACGTACTTCTACCAGATGTGGTACGACCAGGAGTACGCTCGCTTCGAGTCGCCGCCGAAAACTGAGCCCACGGAAGACAACAAGTACAA GTTCTGCATGAGCTGCACGCGTCTGGACGAGGTAAGGCACAAGGAGATACCCAAAGTGGCCGAGCCCCTGGAGGAAGGGGATGGGAAGATGTTCTACGCCCTGGCCACCAAGAACGGAGTGCAGTACAGGGTGGGAGATGGCGTCTACCTCCTGCCGGAAGCCTTTTCCTTCAG catGAAACCCGCCAGCCCGGCCAAGCGCCCCAAGAAGGAGGCGGTGGACGAGGAGCTGCACCCGGAGCACTACCGCAAGTACTCGGAGTACATCAAGGGCAGCAACCTGGATGCCCCCGACCCCTACCGCGTGGGCCGCATCAAGGAGATCTTCTGCAACATCCGCAGCAACGGCAAGCCCAACGAGGCTGACATCAAGCTGCGGATCTTCAAGTTTTACAG ACCCGAGAACACGCACAAGTCCATGAAAGCCAGCTACCACGCGGACATCAACCTCCTGTACTGGAGCGACGAGGAGACGACCGTCGACTTCCGTGCTGTGCAGGGCCGCTGCACGGTGGTGTACGGCGAGGACCTGACCGAGAGCATCCAGGACTATTCCGCTGGCGGCCTTGACCGCTTCTACTTCTTAGAG GCTTACAACGCAAAAACCAAGAGCTTCGAAGATCCTCCCAACCACGCACGGAGCTCCGGGAataaagggaaggggaagggcaaAGGGAAAG GCAAAGGCAAAGGGAAGTCGTCTGTCACCTGCGAGCAGAGCGAGCAGGAGCCGGCCGAGCTGAAGCTGCCCAAGCTGCGGACCTTGGACGTGTTCTCTGGCTGCGGGGGGCTCTCCGAGGGCTTCCACCAGGCAG GCGTGTCGGAGACGCTGTGGGCCATCGAGATGTGGGAGCCGGCCGCCCAGGCTTTCCGGCTGAACAACCCTGGCACCACCGTCTTCACGGAGGACTGCAACGTCCTGCTGAAGCTGGTCATGTCCGGCGAGAAAACCAACTCGCTGGGGCAGAAGCTGCCACAGAAGGGGGACGTGGAGATGCTGTGCGGAGGCCCCCCGTGCCAGGGCTTCAGCGGCATGAATCGCTTCAACTCCCGCACCTACTCCAAGTTCAAGAACTCCCTGGTGGTCTCCTTCCTCAG CTACTGCGACTACTACCGGCCGCGGTTCTTTCTGCTGGAGAACGTCAGGAACTTTGTGTCCTTCAAGCGCTCCATGGTGCTGAAGCTCACCCTGCGCTGCCTTGTCCGCATGGGTTACCAGTGCACCTTCGGGGTCCTGCAG GCTGGCCAGTACGGCGTGGCCCAGACGCGGCGGAGAGCCATCGTCCTTGCTGCGGCTCCCGGTGAGAAGCTGCCCATGTTCCCCGAGCCCCTGCACGTGTTTGCGCCCCGTGCCTGCCAGCTGAGCGTGGTGGTGGACGACAAGAAGTTTGTCAGCAATATCACCCG GACGTACTCCGGCCCCTTCCGCACCATCACGGTGCGGGACACCATGTCCGACCTGCCCGAGATCCGGAACGGTGCCTCTGCCCTGGAGATCTCCTACAACGGGGAGCCCCAGTCCTGGTTCCAGCGGCAGATCCGGGGCTCCCAGTACCAGCCCATCCTCAGGGATCACATCTGCAAG GACATGAGCGCCTTGGTCGCGGCGCGGATGAGACACATCCCCCTGGCCCCCGGCTCCGACTGGCGCGACCTGCCCAACATCGAGGTGCGGCTGTCGGACGGCACGACCACGCGCAAGCTGCGGTACACGCACCACGAGAAGAAGAACGGCCGCAGCAGCTCGGGTGCGCTGCGGGGAGTCTGCTCCTGCGCGGAAG GGAAGCCCTGCGACCCTGCGGACCGGCAGTTCAACACCCTCATCCCCTGGTGCCTGCCCCACACCGGCAACCGGCACAACCACTGGGCCGGGCTCTACGGGCGGCTGGAGTGGGATGGCTTCTTCAGCACCACCGTCACCAACCCCGAACCCATGGGCAAGCAG GGCCGGGTGCTGCACCCCGAGCAGCACCGGGTAGTGAGCGTGAGGGAGTGCGCCCGCTCCCAGGGCTTCCCCGATACCTACCGGCTCTTCGGAAACATCCTCGACAAGCACAGACAGGTGAAGCGCGGCCGCTTGTGCGCAGCCCCGTGGCACCGCCGAGCCCGCGCGAGCGTAACCCTACTTCTGTCGCAGGTCGGTAACGCAGTGCCTCCTCCTCTAGCCAAAGCCATCGGGCTGGAGATCAAATCGTGCGTGTTGGCGAAGCTGAGGGAAGACACCGCGG cGCCCAGCGCCCCGGAGAAGATGGAAACGGTGGAACCGGCTGACTGA